In one Bacillus thuringiensis genomic region, the following are encoded:
- a CDS encoding NEAT domain-containing leucine-rich repeat protein — translation MKKNYMKALVVATTLAIPFATYSTPALAALKVEANQSVAAASDRTYDTEIKIYKDQKDEPSMVSQYIKDPKVTIAAGKKVVTVTMQDSDYFQYLRIEDRNQPGVFHDVKVLSEDKRKNGTKVVQFEIGEFEKKNNMQMHILIPAIGYDHKYQVQFEIKDPTVGNKETEKPDDNSNSGNTETDNPVDNQNMITDNKLRELVNKKVFNRKDLNTPITKDELLQVKDLFLNTNEILDYSALKYMPNLKSLTVANAKIKDPSFFANLKQLNHLALRGNEFADVTPLVKMDNLESLDLSNNKITNVAPLTEMKNVKSLYLSGNQIEDVTALAKMEQLDYLNLANNKIKNVAPLSALKNVTYLTLAGNQIEDIKPLYSLPLKDLVLTRNNVKDLSGIDEMKQLNKLFVGKNQIKDVTPLTKMTQLTELDLPNNELKDITPLSSLVNLQKLDLEANYISDLSPVSNLKKLIFLSFVANEIRDVRPVIELSKTAYINVQNQKVFLEETEVNKEVKVPVYEKDGEVSTKIRLKSDNGTYSNGVVKWSTPGEKVYEFGVKDPFADTGIFFTGSVIQNVVESKDGNTSKEDEKTEVVEFKDVPKGHWSEEAINYLAKEKLFIGYGNGEFGFGDNITRGQVALLIQRYLKLENNLEPKTAFTDTKGNMYETAIDAVVQAGIMTGYGNGMFRPDGVLTRYEMSVVLQRVFQLKENENSTENFQDIPNDHWAKGYVKALVDNKISKGDGEGNFLGDNFVTREQYAQFLYNAIKK, via the coding sequence TTGAAAAAAAATTATATGAAGGCGCTAGTAGTAGCGACAACATTAGCAATTCCATTTGCTACGTACTCTACTCCAGCATTAGCGGCATTAAAAGTTGAAGCAAATCAATCGGTAGCAGCAGCGAGTGATCGCACGTATGATACTGAGATTAAAATATATAAGGACCAAAAAGACGAGCCATCTATGGTTTCTCAATATATAAAAGATCCTAAAGTAACGATTGCAGCTGGCAAAAAAGTTGTCACTGTAACAATGCAAGATAGCGATTATTTTCAATATCTTAGAATAGAAGATAGAAACCAGCCAGGTGTATTTCATGATGTGAAAGTTTTGTCAGAAGATAAGAGGAAGAATGGAACGAAAGTAGTTCAATTTGAAATTGGCGAGTTTGAGAAGAAGAACAATATGCAAATGCATATACTTATTCCGGCTATTGGATATGATCACAAATATCAAGTTCAATTTGAAATTAAAGATCCAACTGTAGGTAACAAAGAAACAGAGAAACCAGATGATAACTCTAATTCAGGCAATACGGAAACGGATAATCCAGTTGATAATCAAAATATGATAACAGATAACAAATTAAGAGAGCTTGTTAATAAAAAAGTATTTAATAGAAAAGATTTAAATACACCAATTACGAAAGATGAGTTATTACAAGTAAAGGATTTGTTTTTAAATACAAATGAGATACTTGATTATAGTGCATTAAAATATATGCCAAATTTAAAATCTTTAACAGTTGCGAATGCGAAGATAAAAGATCCGTCGTTCTTTGCGAACTTAAAGCAATTAAATCATTTAGCTTTGCGTGGTAATGAATTTGCAGATGTAACGCCACTTGTTAAGATGGATAATTTAGAATCCCTTGATTTAAGTAATAATAAAATTACAAACGTTGCACCACTAACTGAAATGAAAAATGTAAAAAGTTTATATCTATCAGGCAACCAAATAGAAGATGTAACAGCATTAGCGAAAATGGAACAACTAGATTACTTGAATTTAGCAAATAATAAAATTAAGAACGTTGCTCCATTAAGCGCTTTGAAAAATGTAACATACTTAACTTTAGCAGGTAATCAAATTGAAGATATTAAACCGTTATATTCATTACCTTTAAAAGACTTAGTATTAACGCGTAATAATGTTAAAGATTTATCGGGTATTGATGAAATGAAGCAATTAAATAAATTATTTGTCGGGAAAAATCAAATTAAAGATGTGACACCACTTACTAAAATGACTCAGCTTACAGAATTAGATTTACCTAATAATGAATTAAAAGATATTACTCCATTATCAAGTTTAGTAAACTTACAAAAGCTTGATTTAGAAGCGAATTATATTTCAGACTTATCACCAGTTAGCAATTTGAAAAAATTAATATTTCTAAGTTTTGTTGCAAATGAAATCCGTGATGTCCGACCAGTTATAGAACTAAGTAAGACGGCTTATATTAATGTCCAAAATCAAAAAGTATTTTTAGAGGAAACAGAAGTAAATAAAGAAGTAAAAGTACCTGTATATGAAAAAGATGGTGAGGTTTCTACGAAAATCCGTCTGAAGAGCGATAATGGTACGTATAGTAATGGTGTAGTGAAATGGAGTACACCAGGTGAGAAAGTATATGAATTTGGTGTGAAAGATCCATTCGCGGATACAGGAATCTTCTTTACAGGATCTGTTATTCAAAATGTAGTAGAAAGTAAAGACGGTAATACATCTAAAGAAGATGAGAAAACAGAAGTGGTAGAATTTAAAGATGTACCAAAGGGACATTGGTCAGAAGAAGCAATTAATTACTTAGCGAAAGAAAAATTATTTATAGGCTATGGAAATGGTGAATTTGGATTTGGTGATAACATTACTCGTGGACAAGTAGCACTTCTAATACAAAGGTATTTAAAATTAGAAAATAATCTAGAACCAAAAACGGCATTTACAGATACGAAAGGAAATATGTATGAAACGGCTATTGATGCAGTGGTTCAAGCTGGAATTATGACAGGCTATGGAAATGGTATGTTCCGTCCGGATGGAGTATTAACTCGATATGAAATGTCAGTAGTACTACAAAGAGTATTTCAGTTAAAAGAAAATGAAAATAGTACAGAGAATTTTCAAGATATACCAAATGACCATTGGGCGAAAGGGTATGTGAAAGCTTTAGTAGATAATAAAATATCAAAAGGTGACGGGGAAGGGAATTTTTTAGGAGATAATTTCGTAACACGTGAACAATATGCGCAATTTTTATATAATGCAATAAAGAAATAA
- a CDS encoding class II aldolase/adducin family protein — MLFFLKKWNELKDVKSELALRDWFYGTKISLSLCTSKEPLTFLVNVEGRDKGLFSEEDFIVVNCMCESVFENEEKPAAESFMHADIYKKSSAGCILQVQTVDSHLISELYGEEGEVTFDKRSVERVFGKEGITEMTIPIVEDEKKFADLLESNVPNFIEGGGVVLVHNYGMIVWGKTPEEAKKWLEGIEYLMNYHVKLLMIKGARSSVI, encoded by the coding sequence ATGTTATTTTTTCTGAAGAAATGGAATGAATTAAAAGATGTGAAATCTGAATTGGCACTTCGTGATTGGTTTTATGGTACCAAAATTAGCTTATCGCTATGTACGTCAAAAGAGCCGTTAACGTTTTTAGTAAACGTTGAGGGAAGAGATAAAGGGCTATTTTCGGAAGAAGATTTTATTGTCGTAAATTGCATGTGCGAGTCAGTATTTGAAAATGAAGAAAAACCAGCTGCAGAGTCATTTATGCATGCGGATATTTATAAAAAAAGTAGTGCAGGATGTATTTTACAAGTGCAGACTGTAGATAGTCATTTAATATCAGAGTTATATGGGGAAGAAGGAGAAGTAACGTTCGATAAACGCAGTGTGGAGCGTGTTTTCGGAAAAGAAGGTATAACAGAAATGACAATTCCAATTGTAGAAGATGAAAAAAAATTCGCTGATTTATTAGAAAGCAATGTTCCGAATTTCATTGAAGGTGGAGGGGTAGTTCTTGTTCATAATTATGGCATGATTGTGTGGGGAAAAACGCCAGAAGAAGCGAAAAAATGGTTAGAGGGTATAGAATATTTAATGAACTATCATGTAAAGTTATTAATGATTAAGGGTGCAAGGAGCTCTGTTATATAA
- the cbpA gene encoding cyclic di-AMP binding protein CbpA, translating to MRVKYHFLPKQQVTFCKINDSGEEALQMMNETGFRAIPVLAEDEKKFTGIIYKVDLLEKKCNSGLEHVSAGDMLADSNAFIFEKDSFFRAFYVIRRLPFLAVLNDYNEFVGMLTHSNIFDVIEDSFGMRTGGYILTIATQDCKGTIKELGTLLKAYNIGGLFTLDNGDQYIRRVIVNISDELDETKLKQLIGKIEKKGFRVSHVDYI from the coding sequence TTGCGAGTTAAATATCATTTTCTGCCAAAACAGCAAGTAACATTTTGCAAGATAAATGATTCTGGTGAAGAGGCACTGCAAATGATGAACGAAACGGGATTTCGAGCCATCCCGGTATTAGCAGAAGATGAGAAGAAATTCACGGGGATTATTTATAAAGTAGATTTATTAGAAAAAAAATGCAATAGCGGATTAGAGCATGTAAGTGCAGGAGATATGCTCGCTGATTCTAATGCATTTATTTTTGAAAAGGATTCCTTCTTCAGAGCTTTTTATGTAATTCGTCGGCTTCCGTTTTTAGCCGTGCTAAATGATTATAATGAATTTGTCGGTATGTTAACGCATTCGAATATATTTGATGTTATTGAAGATTCATTTGGTATGCGAACAGGTGGTTATATATTAACAATTGCAACACAAGATTGTAAAGGAACGATTAAAGAGCTTGGTACATTGTTAAAAGCATATAATATTGGTGGCCTATTTACGCTAGATAACGGTGATCAATATATCCGCCGCGTTATTGTAAATATATCAGATGAGTTAGATGAAACAAAATTAAAGCAATTAATCGGAAAAATAGAGAAAAAAGGATTCAGAGTGAGTCACGTAGATTATATTTAA
- a CDS encoding divergent polysaccharide deacetylase family protein yields the protein MRKYTIALFIIVLFLPSFLFPIQANAHTNKVAIVIDDFGNNMKGTNQMLSLPIPLTVAVMPFLPSTKEDAIAAHKKGHEVIIHMPMEPIKGKKEWLGPKAITTDLSDEEINNRLEQAIQEVPHAIGMNNHMGSKVTADERIVRLILAACKKHGLFYLDSKTNPNSVVPKIGKELGVPIIENQLFFDDVYTARHISKQAQLLIKKIQEKPIMVAIGHVGPPGEITSRVIETSIPKIREHADFIFLSDLALSPPPVSK from the coding sequence ATGCGAAAATATACGATTGCATTATTCATCATTGTTTTGTTTTTACCGTCCTTCTTATTTCCTATTCAAGCAAATGCTCATACGAATAAAGTTGCTATTGTCATTGATGATTTCGGTAATAATATGAAGGGGACTAATCAAATGTTATCACTTCCCATTCCACTCACTGTTGCTGTTATGCCGTTTCTTCCTTCCACAAAAGAAGATGCAATAGCTGCCCATAAGAAAGGCCATGAAGTTATTATACATATGCCAATGGAACCTATAAAAGGCAAAAAAGAATGGCTTGGGCCGAAAGCAATTACAACTGATTTAAGTGATGAAGAAATAAACAACCGACTTGAACAAGCGATTCAAGAAGTACCGCATGCAATTGGAATGAACAATCATATGGGCTCAAAAGTAACAGCGGATGAAAGAATTGTTCGCCTTATACTTGCTGCTTGTAAAAAACACGGTTTATTTTACTTAGATAGTAAAACTAACCCTAATAGTGTCGTCCCAAAAATCGGAAAAGAATTAGGAGTTCCTATTATTGAAAACCAACTATTTTTTGATGATGTGTATACAGCAAGGCATATTTCAAAACAAGCCCAATTACTCATCAAAAAAATTCAAGAAAAACCTATTATGGTAGCTATCGGGCATGTGGGTCCTCCAGGTGAAATTACATCACGCGTTATTGAAACTTCTATCCCTAAAATTCGTGAGCATGCAGACTTTATTTTCTTATCTGATCTAGCATTATCCCCGCCTCCTGTTTCAAAATAA
- a CDS encoding aspartyl-phosphate phosphatase Spo0E family protein: MFTVKRKYTLEKLSRDIHMKREEMIQLGLTSGLNSRETIQVSQELDKLILQYQCYKDKQTPKWFSIIKIPIFQIGYEGKSNNFWRMLVAGFMK, from the coding sequence ATGTTTACTGTAAAAAGGAAGTACACATTAGAAAAGCTTTCACGTGATATTCATATGAAACGTGAAGAAATGATTCAACTAGGATTAACAAGTGGGTTAAATAGTAGGGAGACAATTCAAGTTAGTCAAGAATTGGACAAGCTTATTTTACAATATCAATGTTATAAAGACAAACAAACACCGAAATGGTTTTCAATTATAAAAATACCTATTTTCCAAATCGGGTATGAAGGAAAATCAAATAATTTTTGGCGAATGCTTGTGGCTGGTTTTATGAAATAA
- a CDS encoding DUF3149 domain-containing protein produces the protein MKVKFQSIIIYILLVILPTIGIGATFYSYHTYKMKQENKLSAHTVLFLYRDYLDHHLGEAISALDMLAKVVGTETGNINGIKQIVHDTDGNDARFSGLYYATPEGVITIASEDESKPIDVSDRKYIQDVLQTKKTTVSSVITDRVLGHKAIMIAAPIFNKQKELSGLLLASLRFDYISSSLNAIKPQYHFEVTDKHDVVFLTDDNNDTSDTHSNMLTTPLQRLNWKVSVSPLPIHQKTLYQWVTIECIATLFLMSILFLLVQYMLLKRQTKLERQQNELQKIELVGTFAASTAHEIRNPLTGIKGLVALLKEKYKDEQDQFYFSVIEQEIERINEIVSEFLILGKPTAIIEQTYDVRTILNEIALIIQSEANLHNIVFHLHLPDHPVHIRCSKDHMKQVVLNITKNAIEAMTSSDTLTIVVKNNETHAQLQITDTGKGIPQHIQKHLFHPFFTNKDTGTGLGLVICKRIVEMYNGHIFIDSTENEGTTVHIEIPLHIV, from the coding sequence TTGAAAGTCAAATTCCAAAGCATAATTATATATATATTGCTTGTTATCCTACCGACAATAGGGATTGGTGCTACATTTTATTCGTATCATACATATAAAATGAAACAGGAAAACAAATTATCCGCTCATACAGTTCTCTTTTTATATAGAGATTATTTGGATCATCATCTTGGTGAAGCAATTTCTGCTTTAGACATGCTTGCAAAAGTTGTAGGCACCGAGACTGGTAATATAAATGGCATTAAACAAATTGTACATGATACAGATGGAAACGATGCACGCTTTTCTGGTCTATATTACGCTACACCAGAAGGAGTCATTACAATCGCATCTGAAGATGAATCAAAGCCTATAGATGTTTCAGACCGTAAATATATTCAAGACGTGCTCCAAACTAAAAAAACCACTGTATCATCAGTCATTACTGATCGCGTTCTTGGACATAAAGCTATTATGATTGCTGCTCCCATATTTAATAAACAGAAGGAGCTCTCAGGATTATTATTAGCTAGTTTACGCTTTGATTACATTTCATCTTCTTTAAATGCCATTAAACCACAATACCATTTTGAGGTAACTGATAAACATGATGTAGTTTTTCTAACCGATGATAATAACGACACAAGTGATACGCATTCTAATATGCTTACTACCCCACTCCAAAGATTAAATTGGAAGGTCTCTGTTTCTCCATTACCTATTCATCAAAAAACCTTATACCAGTGGGTTACAATAGAGTGTATCGCTACTTTATTTTTAATGTCTATTTTATTTTTACTTGTTCAATACATGTTGTTAAAACGTCAAACAAAACTTGAAAGACAACAAAATGAACTACAGAAAATTGAATTAGTTGGAACTTTTGCAGCGAGTACAGCACACGAAATCCGTAATCCTCTTACTGGAATTAAAGGACTCGTCGCTCTATTAAAAGAGAAATATAAAGATGAGCAAGATCAGTTCTACTTTTCCGTAATTGAACAAGAAATAGAGCGAATCAATGAAATTGTAAGTGAATTTCTTATTCTCGGAAAGCCAACCGCCATCATCGAACAAACATATGATGTAAGAACAATTCTAAATGAGATAGCATTAATTATTCAATCTGAGGCGAATTTACATAACATTGTATTCCATTTACATTTGCCAGACCATCCTGTTCATATCCGTTGTTCGAAAGACCATATGAAACAAGTGGTTTTAAACATTACAAAAAATGCAATTGAGGCCATGACTTCTAGTGATACACTAACCATTGTAGTAAAAAACAATGAAACACACGCACAATTGCAGATTACAGATACTGGAAAAGGGATTCCGCAACATATTCAAAAACACCTCTTTCATCCGTTCTTTACTAATAAAGATACTGGAACAGGTCTTGGACTTGTCATATGTAAACGAATTGTAGAGATGTATAATGGGCATATTTTTATTGACAGTACAGAAAACGAAGGAACGACAGTTCATATCGAAATTCCGTTACACATAGTATAA
- a CDS encoding MarR family winged helix-turn-helix transcriptional regulator, with the protein MTSNNEREDISQSLKVFIALSRVHRSVMDTTNKSIQSNGLNPTEFAVLELLYHKGGQPLQQIGERILIASGSITYVVDKLEKKGLVKRIPCPNDRRVIYAQLTESGETFIASIFPGHEKVIHQSFEMLTKDEKDELLDLLKKIGKYEK; encoded by the coding sequence ATGACATCAAATAATGAACGAGAAGATATTTCTCAATCTTTAAAAGTATTTATTGCATTATCTCGTGTACATCGTTCTGTTATGGATACTACAAATAAATCTATACAAAGTAACGGGTTAAATCCAACTGAATTTGCTGTATTAGAACTGCTATATCATAAAGGTGGTCAACCACTTCAGCAAATTGGTGAGCGCATTTTAATAGCTAGTGGCAGCATTACATATGTTGTAGATAAGCTGGAGAAAAAGGGATTAGTAAAGAGAATCCCATGTCCGAATGACAGACGTGTTATTTACGCGCAATTAACTGAGTCTGGCGAGACCTTTATTGCTTCTATTTTTCCGGGGCATGAGAAAGTTATACATCAGTCTTTTGAAATGTTAACGAAAGATGAAAAAGATGAATTACTTGATTTATTAAAAAAAATTGGGAAGTATGAAAAATAA